The following coding sequences are from one Pyrobaculum sp. 3827-6 window:
- a CDS encoding type II toxin-antitoxin system VapC family toxin, with amino-acid sequence MVRVVMPSIGVVEVLNALRKYVARGLLEAGYVAEAVELLSGSGIELYHVDWGLAGEALRLALERGLSVYDGVYVALARRLGAELYTADQEVVKRAGVDFVKHVREYGS; translated from the coding sequence GTGGTGCGGGTGGTGATGCCGTCTATAGGAGTTGTGGAGGTGCTGAACGCGTTGCGTAAATACGTGGCTAGGGGGCTTCTGGAGGCGGGCTACGTGGCGGAGGCTGTGGAGCTACTGTCGGGCTCCGGTATCGAGCTTTATCACGTCGACTGGGGGCTGGCGGGCGAGGCGCTGAGGCTCGCCCTGGAGAGGGGGCTTTCAGTCTACGACGGGGTGTACGTGGCGCTGGCGAGGAGGCTGGGCGCCGAGCTCTACACTGCGGATCAAGAGGTGGTGAAGAGGGCCGGTGTGGATTTTGTGAAGCATGTGAGGGAGTACGGCTCGTAG
- a CDS encoding translation initiation factor aIF-1A, translating into MSEFRVPGEGEVLGKVVEMLGDGRFKVICADGQIRVARLPGRLRRKLWLKAGDYVIVALWDFDKEKGDIVHKYEKRDVEELRRRGFADAIDSLDSYA; encoded by the coding sequence ATGTCTGAATTTCGTGTACCTGGAGAGGGGGAGGTCTTGGGCAAGGTGGTCGAGATGCTGGGCGACGGGAGGTTTAAAGTTATCTGCGCCGACGGCCAGATCCGTGTGGCGAGGCTCCCCGGGAGGCTTAGGCGTAAGCTGTGGCTCAAAGCCGGCGACTACGTCATCGTCGCCTTGTGGGATTTCGACAAAGAGAAGGGAGATATTGTGCATAAGTACGAGAAGAGAGACGTAGAGGAGCTGAGGAGGAGGGGTTTCGCAGATGCTATTGATAGTCTCGACAGCTACGCGTGA
- a CDS encoding AAA-associated domain-containing protein, whose product MKFPPVGVDQVLGLLKVVHNLGGRADAMYINDAVDADMGELSHVIDAAEMLGLLKAHGGDLELTPEGRLAVEKPVREFQKHLKKKLAHLEPFASLLDMVKKGGRAEVEEVINFIKGHGYDDVGARRIINWGVFAQLIEIDDGEWVIPA is encoded by the coding sequence GTGAAGTTCCCCCCGGTGGGGGTTGACCAAGTCCTAGGCCTCCTCAAGGTGGTTCACAACCTCGGCGGGAGGGCAGACGCTATGTATATCAACGACGCGGTAGACGCCGACATGGGCGAGCTGTCCCACGTCATAGACGCCGCCGAGATGCTGGGCCTCTTGAAAGCCCACGGGGGGGACTTGGAGCTCACGCCGGAGGGGCGCCTAGCCGTGGAGAAGCCCGTGAGGGAGTTCCAGAAACACCTCAAGAAAAAGCTGGCGCACCTCGAGCCATTTGCAAGCCTCCTAGACATGGTTAAGAAAGGCGGAAGGGCAGAGGTGGAGGAGGTTATAAACTTCATCAAGGGACATGGCTACGACGACGTGGGAGCCAGGAGGATAATAAACTGGGGCGTCTTCGCCCAGCTCATAGAGATAGACGACGGCGAGTGGGTAATCCCGGCGTAG